A stretch of Bifidobacterium sp. ESL0704 DNA encodes these proteins:
- a CDS encoding HAD-IIA family hydrolase, with the protein MATVLKATEQPLEQAYKLALLDLDGVVYRGKNPVDYASESIAKAQHAGMTVEYTTNNSSRYQQTVAQQLRGFGLEVEPWQVITSSVVAARMVARAVPSGAKVLMVGAGHLREELEKQGLTVVDRVEDDPVAVVQGWYPEVTWNELANAAYAVERGAKYFVTNLDLTIPRELGIAPGSGSMVQAVMNATGVEPVASAGKPEAAMYDEARLLASHDGATLVPKAECLAIGDRLDTDIEAGNRGGYDSLAVLTGVADSKQLMLAAPHLRPTFIARDLRELHETMPAPVQVSKSEWECGSASASVEGNAVLVSDSADINALRAACSLLWDLADSEKADAAALQLPEFRL; encoded by the coding sequence ATGGCGACAGTGCTCAAGGCAACCGAACAGCCTCTCGAACAGGCGTACAAGCTGGCGTTGCTCGATCTTGACGGCGTGGTCTACAGGGGCAAAAACCCTGTGGATTACGCCAGCGAGTCGATCGCGAAAGCCCAGCATGCCGGTATGACGGTGGAATACACCACCAACAATTCCTCCCGTTATCAGCAAACCGTGGCGCAACAGCTTCGCGGTTTTGGCCTTGAGGTCGAGCCTTGGCAGGTCATCACATCCTCGGTTGTGGCCGCACGAATGGTGGCACGTGCCGTGCCAAGCGGGGCCAAGGTGCTCATGGTCGGTGCCGGCCATTTGCGTGAGGAGTTGGAAAAACAGGGGCTGACGGTAGTCGATCGGGTAGAGGACGATCCGGTGGCCGTGGTGCAGGGATGGTATCCCGAGGTCACGTGGAACGAACTCGCCAACGCGGCCTACGCCGTTGAACGCGGTGCGAAATATTTCGTCACCAATCTTGATCTGACGATTCCACGCGAATTGGGCATCGCCCCCGGTTCCGGGTCGATGGTCCAGGCCGTGATGAACGCCACGGGCGTTGAACCGGTCGCATCGGCGGGAAAACCGGAAGCCGCGATGTATGATGAGGCGCGGCTCCTGGCCTCGCACGACGGCGCCACCTTGGTGCCGAAGGCCGAATGCCTGGCCATCGGCGACCGGCTTGACACGGATATCGAAGCCGGCAACCGGGGCGGCTATGATTCCTTGGCCGTCCTTACCGGCGTGGCCGATTCCAAGCAGCTGATGCTGGCCGCGCCCCATCTGCGTCCCACCTTCATCGCCCGCGACCTGCGCGAGTTGCACGAGACTATGCCGGCACCCGTCCAGGTCTCGAAGAGCGAATGGGAATGCGGATCTGCTTCGGCAAGCGTCGAAGGCAACGCAGTACTGGTCAGCGATAGCGCTGATATCAACGCATTGCGTGCCGCGTGCAGCCTGCTCTGGGACCTGGCTGACAGCGAAAAGGCCGATGCCGCCGCATTGCAACTGCCTGAGTTCAGGCTTTAG
- a CDS encoding TlyA family RNA methyltransferase, giving the protein MRLDAYMAAAQLAHSRTQAQRLIRSGKVRVAGRLASKPSMQVDNSAVIAVDTGDDYVSRGAYKLLGAFDRFGDSGLPSPAGRHCLDIGASTGGFCDVLLRHGASQVIALDVGHGQLDARIAADSRIIEMSGVNVRDVEPEDLPYRPDFIVSDVSFISLTYVIPVIAKIAANHADIVLLVKPQFEVGKGHLGKNGVVEDEKLRQKALNNVCRCATANGLDVVGTCPSPIQGTHGNREYLLYAALR; this is encoded by the coding sequence ATGCGTTTGGACGCATACATGGCTGCTGCACAATTGGCGCATAGCCGTACCCAGGCCCAGCGCCTCATCCGTTCCGGAAAAGTCCGTGTCGCGGGACGGCTCGCGAGCAAACCTTCCATGCAGGTCGACAACAGTGCAGTGATTGCGGTCGACACCGGTGACGACTATGTGTCGCGAGGGGCCTACAAGCTGCTCGGTGCCTTTGATCGATTCGGCGATTCGGGTCTGCCGTCGCCGGCAGGCCGTCATTGCCTGGATATCGGTGCTTCCACCGGCGGTTTCTGTGACGTCCTGCTTCGGCATGGGGCTTCGCAGGTCATTGCCCTTGATGTCGGGCACGGCCAGCTGGATGCGCGCATAGCCGCCGATTCGCGCATCATCGAGATGAGCGGCGTCAATGTTCGCGATGTCGAACCGGAAGACCTGCCGTATCGTCCGGATTTCATCGTTTCCGACGTGTCCTTCATTTCGCTGACCTATGTGATTCCGGTGATCGCCAAGATCGCCGCGAACCATGCCGATATCGTGCTTCTGGTCAAACCGCAGTTTGAGGTGGGCAAAGGCCATCTTGGCAAGAACGGCGTGGTGGAAGACGAGAAACTCCGTCAGAAAGCGTTGAACAACGTGTGCCGTTGCGCCACAGCCAACGGGCTCGATGTGGTCGGCACCTGTCCCTCGCCGATACAGGGGACCCACGGTAACCGGGAATACCTGCTTTATGCCGCCCTGCGCTGA